From Loxodonta africana isolate mLoxAfr1 chromosome 2, mLoxAfr1.hap2, whole genome shotgun sequence, the proteins below share one genomic window:
- the IFGGA1 gene encoding interferon-gamma-inducible GTPase 10 codes for MGDIFSSTSYNEEHQNLASSMNAYFMNFKVENKILSAETINLIKSNLEKGYIDSVGAVIDDVLKEIDSAPLNIAVTGESGVGKSSLINALRGVGYEEEDAAPTGVVETTMKATPYKHPRFPNVTLWDLPGIGTINFRPQDYLRKVKFGEYDFFIIISATRFRQNDAQFAEVIKCMKKNFYFVRTKVDIDLQNEQKSKPKNFEREEILQKIRNNCLASFRQIKMDKPQIFLVSTHDVSKYDFPILIDTLLKDLPTQKRHIFMLSLPNVTEEAIERKRDSLRQKIWLKALKAGALATLPMVGIFTDNDIKKLEASLKEYRVLFGVDDITLQNLAENLQVPVEELQAIIESPKLLEKKKDESIGERLLKYVERFCSANGGLLATGLYFRKNFYLQLHFLDTVTNDAKTLLKKTVSEKLTSH; via the coding sequence ATGGGTGATATTTTCTCTTCTACTTCttataatgaagaacaccaaaattTGGCCTCCAGTATGAATGCATATTTTATGAATTTCAAGGTGGAAAACAAAATCCTCTCTGCGGAAACCATCAATTTGATCAAGTCCAACTTGGAAAAAGGTTACATTGATAGTGTGGGTGCTGTAATTGATGATGTACTAAAAGAAATTGATAGTGCCCCACTGAATATTGCTGTGACAGGGGAGTCTGGTGTAGGAAAGTCCAGCCTCATCAATGCCCTGAGAGGAGTTGGGTATGAAGAAGAAGATGCGGCCCCCACCGGTGTGGTAGAGACGACCATGAAGGCAACTCCATACAAACACCCACGTTTTCCCAACGTGACACTTTGGGACTTGCCTGGCATTGGGACCATTAATTTCCGACCACAGGATTATCTGCGGAAAGTAAAATTTGGTGAATACGACTTCTTTATCATCATTTCTGCTACACGCTTCAGGCAAAATGATGCACAATTTGCCGAGGTCATTAAATGTATGAAGAAAAATTTCTACTTCGTTAGAACCAAGGTGGACATCGATTTACAGAATGAACAGAAAAGTAAACCAAAGAACTTTGAAAGAGAAGAAATCCTGCAGAAGATCCGAAACAATTGTTTGGCCTCTTTTAGGCAGATTAAGATGGACAAACCACAAATCTTCTTGGTCTCCACCCATGATGTATCTAAGTATGATTTCCCAATCCTGATAGACACCCTATTAAAAGATCTCCCTACTCAAAAACGACATATATTTATGCTCTCCCTGCCCAATGTTACTGAGGAAGCCATTGAAAGAAAGAGGGATTCTCTGAGGCAGAAGATCTGGCTGAAAGCCTTGAAGGCTGGAGCGTTGGCCACCTTGCCTATGGTGGGCATCTTCACTGATAATGACATAAAGAAGCTGGAGGCAAGTTTAAAGGAATATCGAGTTCTCTTTGGGGTAGATGACATTACTCTTCAAAATTTGGCTGAGAATTTGCAAGTGCCTGTGGAGGAACTCCAGGCAATCATTGAATCTCCAAAGttgctggaaaaaaagaaagatgaatcAATAGGGGAAAGGCTTTTGAAATATGTGGAGAGGTTCTGCTCAGCTAATGGAGGTCTCCTTGCTACAGGTCTCTACTTTAGAAAAAACTTCTATTTGCAACTTCATTTCCTTGACACGGTGACCAATGATGCTAAAACTCTGCTTAAAAAGACAGTTTCAGAAAAGCTGACTTCTCACTAG